A genomic region of Phragmites australis chromosome 2, lpPhrAust1.1, whole genome shotgun sequence contains the following coding sequences:
- the LOC133902305 gene encoding probable protein phosphatase 2C 3, whose translation MIKPKPRLALASSTLLSSSCSCPVLDPIGDGSEGRGMSSSSSAAQKHHHRRQGGGGGSGLVPLSALIKEEGRTERRVGAGGGSRICARDEDGGRVGCAGPGEAAEGARPLRPLLRYGCAAQSKKGEDCFLLRTDCPRPSTSASSSASPHHTFAVFAVLDGHNGNAAAIYTRDNLLNHVLSAMPRGLSREEWLHALPRALVAGFVKTDKEFQSKGLTSGTTATFVIIDGWTITVASVGDSRCILDAQGGAVSLLTVDHRLEENVEERERVTASGGEVGRLSVVGGAEIGPLRCWPGGLCLSRSIGDIDVGEFIVPVPYVKQVKLSNAGGRLIIASDGIWDALSSESAAKSCRGLPAELAAKQVVKEALRTRGLKDDTTCIIVDIIPPGETIRPPSPPRKMNKLKSLIFRNKAKDPSHKLTKQHSAVGIVEEIFEEGSAMLSERLGHDSSGGRTSSSLFTCAICQVDLEPSEGISVHAGSIFSSSSKPWEGPFLCSDCRDKKDAMEGKQPSGVKVL comes from the exons ATGATAAAACCAAAACCGCGTCTCGCCCTCGCCTCGTCCACCCTCCTTTCCTCCTCGTGCTCGTGCCCTGTCCTCGATCCGATCGGGGACGGGTCCGAGGGCAGGGGAatgtcgtcgtcctcgtcggcgGCGCAGAAGCACCACCACCGGCGccagggaggcggcggcgggagcgggCTCGTGCCCCTCTCCGCACTCATCAAGGAGGAGGGCCGCACGGAGCGCCgcgtcggcgccggcggcgggagCAGGATCTGCGCGCGCGACGAGGACGGGGGCAGAGTTGGATGCGCAGGCcccggggaggcggcggagggggcgCGGCCGCTGCGGCCGCTGCTGAGGTACGGGTGCGCCGCGCAGTCCAAGAAGGGCGAGGACTGCTTCCTGCTCAGGACAGACTGCCCGCGCCCCTCCACCTCTGCCTCCTCTTCCGCCTCGCCGCACCACACCTTCGCCGTCTTCGCA GTTCTTGATGGCCATAATGGCAACGCTGCCGCGATATACACAAGGGACAATCTGCTCAACCATGTCCTCAGCGCAATGCCACGAGGGCTCTCCAGAGAGGAGTGGTTGCATGCGTTGCCCCGTGCACTTGTTGCTGGGTTCGTTAAGACTGACAAGGAGTTCCAAAGCAAAG GCCTAACTTCTGGCACAACCGCCACATTTGTGATAATTGATGGATGGACTATCACTGTTGCTTCTGTTGGTGATTCCCGCTGTATTTTAGATGCTCAGGGTGGGGCTGTTTCTTTGCTTACTGTGGATCACAGACTAGAAGAAAATGTTGAGGA GAGGGAACGTGTTACAGCTAGTGGAGGTGAAGTTGGAAGACTTAGTGTTGTTGGTGGTGCAGAG ATTGGTCCGCTTCGGTGCTGGCCAGGAGGTCTATGCCTATCAAGATCCATTGGAGATATTGATGTTGGCGAATTTATCGTTCCTGTTCCTTATGTCAAGCAAGTGAAG TTGTCAAATGCTGGAGGAAGGCTTATCATTGCTTCAGATGGCATTTGGGATGCATTGTCCTCAGAGTCAGCTGCTAAGTCTTGCAGGGGTTTGCCTGCTGAGCTTGCTGCTAAGCAAGTCGTTAAA GAGGCGCTCAGGACAAGAGGGCTAAAGGATGATACAACCTGCATCATTGTCGACATAATCCCACCTGGTGAAACAATACGACCTCCATCTCCTCCTAGAAAGATGAACAAGTTGAAATCTTTAATCTTCAGAAATAAAGCAAAGGACCCTTCTCACAAATTGACTAAGCAGCATTCAGCAGTTGGTATCGTTGAAGAGATATTCGAAGAAGGTTCAGCAATGCTATCAGAAAG GTTAGGTCATGATTCAAGTGGTGGGAGGACATCCTCAAGCTTGTTTACATGCGCCATCTGCCAGGTAGACCTCGAACCAAGTGAAGGTATATCAGTTCATGCCGGATCGATCTTCTCTTCCAGCTCTAAGCCATGGGAAGGTCCTTTCCTTTGTTCGGATTGCCGTGATAAGAAGGACGCCATGGAAGGAAAACAGCCAAGTGGCGTCAAGGTTCTGTAG
- the LOC133902316 gene encoding protein ROOT INITIATION DEFECTIVE 3-like: MEREKEAVLVVCDEESDAAPMFDVNTGEEILYINDCLAPPSGIANVSGHLLAASRSNKGQTIFGGAIYFWATNKLQETHTSYIGEAIGPITCSKDGMYLVGGAHSGNAYIWEVASGALLKSWRAHKNAISSLSFSQDSSLVISGSEEGTVHVWCMISLFQAEEPQSHEAIKYCPSFCNTVKHEALVTGILTILGVPCPILITSSLDGSCKVTELMSERLLHMLELSSPITAITIDPLEQLLICGAGDAAIYVTGLDGIGMSYLTFTLSKDDCQVLYGHKAPISALAFSSEGVWLVSGAKDCNVLIWDTTTWNVVRKLENKMGPVTNLLVIPNPVITRVHTRNLLALEIPTLQKIFRQTNETPTFLQPSDFSKDADSTRARFNSSNLLSKQILDLEVKRTPEAIEMIVGMTIDEQIKNQNLAKELGDMNSVLQWKALNVMEVRATLD; the protein is encoded by the exons ATGGAAAGAGAAAAGGAGGCCGTATTGGTGGTGTGCGACGAAGAGAGCGATGCAGCGCCAATGTTTGACGTCAACACAGGAGAGGAGATTCTCTACATAAATGATTGTCTTGCCCCTCCATCAGGTATCGCCAACGTTTCAGGACATCTCCTTGCTGCATCTCGATCGAATAAGGGTCAAACAATCTTCGGCGGTGCTATCTATTTCTGGGCTACAAATAAG CTCCAGGAAACCCATACAAGTTACATAGGAGAAGCCATTGGACCTATCACTTGCTCCAAAGATGGGATGTACTTAGTTGGTGGAGCTCATTCCGGCAATGCTTACATTTGGGAG GTTGCAAGTGGAGCATTGCTAAAAAGTTGGAGGGCGCACAAGAATGCCATAAGTTCCTTATCCTTCTCTCAGGATAGCTCTCTTGTCATCTCTGGCTCTGAAGAAGGCACAGTGCATGTGTGGTGCATGATCAG CTTATTTCAAGCTGAAGAACCCCAATCCCATGAAGCCATAAAGTACTGCCCCAGTTTCTGTAATACAGTCAAGCATGAGGCCTTAGTAACCGGCATTCTTACAATTCTAGGGGTTCCCTGTCCAATACTGATAACTAGCTCGCTTGATGGCAGTTGCAAG GTTACAGAACTTATGTCTGAAAGACTACTTCACATGCTGGAACTCTCCAGTCCAATTACTGCAATTACAATTGATCCTTTGGAGCAATTACTGATTTGTGGCGCTGGTGATGCTGCAATATATGTCACTGGATTGGATGGCATTGGAATGTCGTACTTGACTTTCACGCTTTCCAAGGATGATTGTCAAGTGCTATATGGACACAA GGCTCCGATTAGTGCATTAGCATTTAGTTCTGAAGGAGTATGGCTGGTTTCTGGAGCAAAGGATTGCAATGTCCTTATCTGGGACACAACAACATGGAATGTTGTCAGGAAATTAGAAAACAAAATGG GGCCTGTAACAAACTTGTTAGTGATTCCAAATCCGGTGATAACAAGGGTCCACACGAGAAATCTTCTTGCTCTGGAGATACCTACACTTCAGAAAATATTCAGACAGACCAATGAAACACCAACGTTTTTGCAGCCGTCTGATTTCTCGAAAGATGCAGATTCTACACGTGCACGTTTTAATAGTTCTAACCTTCTGAGTAAGCAAATATTGGATTTAGAG GTGAAGAGAACCCCTGAAGCAATAGAAATGATTGTTGGAATGACAATTGATGAGCAGATAAAGAACCAAAACTTGGCAAAGGAGTTGGGCGATATGAACTCGGTACTGCAGTGGAAGGCACTTAATGTGATGGAGGTAAGGGCAACCCTGGATTAG